One Thermodesulfobacteriota bacterium genomic window carries:
- the lpxK gene encoding tetraacyldisaccharide 4'-kinase, producing MTGLYFWVRDVLSRRAVGWAAQVLFLPLTLPAWGYGKAQALRRWAYRRRILRAEHPGVPVISVGNIAAGGTGKTPCVETICRVLLEAGLRPAVLSRGYKGSLRGGTGVVSDPDGVLLSPEEAGDEPVLLARRLPGVPVLVGRDRRATARLAAERFGVEVVVLDDGFQHLGLARDLDVVLLDARRPFGNGHCFPRGLLREAPGALAEADLVLLTRTRRADSQGVDDVRAAVRRHNLTAPVLPTAHTPRQVVDVATGEAGPLERLRGLKVLAFAGIGTPEAFFRELGDLGAKVLQSVPFPDHHRYTPADLEQVLTWARLMNAQALVTTEKDGVRLLAHLPLPLPVLATRIEMAVLDRPEA from the coding sequence GTGACCGGCCTCTACTTCTGGGTGCGCGACGTCCTCTCCCGCCGTGCCGTGGGGTGGGCGGCCCAGGTGCTCTTCCTCCCCCTCACCCTTCCCGCCTGGGGGTACGGAAAAGCCCAGGCGCTTCGCCGCTGGGCCTATCGCCGGCGCATCCTGCGGGCCGAGCACCCGGGCGTGCCCGTGATCTCGGTGGGCAACATCGCCGCGGGGGGCACGGGCAAGACCCCCTGCGTGGAGACCATCTGCCGGGTGCTCCTCGAGGCGGGGCTTCGGCCCGCGGTGCTCTCCCGGGGCTACAAGGGCAGCCTCCGCGGCGGCACCGGGGTGGTCTCGGACCCGGACGGGGTGCTCCTCTCCCCCGAGGAGGCGGGCGACGAGCCCGTGCTGCTCGCCCGGCGGCTGCCCGGGGTGCCCGTCCTCGTGGGGCGCGACCGGCGGGCCACCGCCCGCCTGGCGGCCGAGCGCTTCGGCGTGGAAGTCGTGGTGCTCGACGACGGCTTCCAGCACCTGGGCCTGGCGCGGGACCTGGACGTCGTTCTCCTGGACGCCCGCCGCCCCTTCGGCAACGGCCACTGCTTCCCCCGGGGCCTCCTGCGGGAAGCCCCCGGGGCCCTGGCGGAGGCGGACCTGGTGCTTCTCACCCGCACCCGCCGGGCCGACTCCCAGGGCGTCGACGACGTGCGCGCCGCGGTGCGGCGCCACAACCTCACCGCCCCGGTGCTGCCCACCGCCCACACCCCCCGGCAGGTGGTGGACGTGGCCACGGGGGAGGCGGGGCCCCTGGAGAGGCTCCGGGGCCTCAAGGTTCTGGCCTTCGCCGGCATCGGCACCCCCGAGGCCTTCTTTCGAGAGCTCGGGGATCTGGGCGCCAAGGTGCTCCAGTCCGTCCCCTTCCCCGACCACCACCGCTACACCCCCGCCGACCTGGAGCAGGTGCTCACCTGGGCCCGGCTCATGAACGCCCAAGCCCTGGTCACCACCGAAAAAGACGGCGTCCGCCTCCTGGCCCACCTCCCGCTCCCCCTGCCGGTGCTCGCCACCCGCATCGAGATGGCGGTGCTCGACCGCCCGGAGGC